A genomic stretch from Halalkalibacillus sediminis includes:
- a CDS encoding GntR family transcriptional regulator translates to MNIRFNNRDPVYVQVVQHFKQQMAQGFYEPGQTIPSRRELANQLKINPNTAQRAYKEMEEEGLITTERNQPSRITRDVKVIHQVKKELVLDAVEKFIESVDSINMPLEDALKVVRSEYEKGSKGGA, encoded by the coding sequence ATGAACATTCGGTTTAATAATCGAGACCCAGTGTATGTGCAAGTTGTCCAGCATTTCAAGCAGCAAATGGCGCAAGGCTTTTATGAGCCTGGACAGACGATTCCTTCAAGAAGAGAATTGGCGAATCAACTTAAGATCAATCCTAATACGGCTCAACGGGCATATAAGGAAATGGAGGAAGAAGGTTTGATTACGACTGAAAGAAATCAGCCTAGTAGAATTACTAGGGATGTAAAAGTGATCCATCAAGTGAAAAAAGAATTGGTATTAGATGCTGTAGAAAAATTTATTGAATCCGTGGATTCCATAAATATGCCTTTAGAGGATGCTTTGAAAGTAGTACGAAGTGAATATGAAAAAGGCTCAAAGGGGGGCGCTTAA